From the Paenibacillus sp. FSL H8-0548 genome, one window contains:
- a CDS encoding aspartate carbamoyltransferase catalytic subunit — translation MTVTQLKQRSLLGLKELDKEEIQSILDRAAYWEQQDSKVHTTMQGKFAANMFFENSTRTRFSFEVAEKRLGTEVLNFSSAVSSVQKGESIYDTVRTLESMGIDVGIIRLKPIGVLAELATKIKVPLINAGDGNNEHPTQALLDMYTMQKHFGHLKGLTVSIIGDVLHSRVARSNLWALQKFGVNVNFCSPPNMQAAELDVNYVSIDEALKSDVVMMLRVQLERHESGMLSSAEIYREQYGLTVERASRLAKHAIIMHPAPINRNVEIDDELVEHSQSRIFPQMENGVPIRMAVIERALS, via the coding sequence ATGACGGTGACACAGCTCAAACAACGGAGTTTGCTCGGATTAAAGGAGCTTGATAAGGAAGAGATTCAATCTATTCTTGATCGAGCGGCTTATTGGGAACAGCAAGACTCAAAGGTTCATACGACAATGCAAGGGAAATTTGCAGCTAATATGTTTTTTGAGAATAGTACAAGAACTCGATTTTCATTCGAGGTTGCTGAGAAACGTCTCGGTACAGAGGTACTGAATTTCTCATCTGCGGTATCGAGCGTGCAAAAGGGCGAGTCGATCTATGATACAGTTCGCACACTAGAATCAATGGGGATCGATGTGGGCATCATTCGATTAAAGCCAATTGGGGTGCTTGCCGAACTGGCAACAAAAATTAAGGTTCCTTTGATTAACGCTGGTGATGGAAATAATGAGCATCCGACTCAAGCGCTGCTGGATATGTATACGATGCAGAAACATTTTGGGCATCTTAAAGGTTTGACGGTTTCGATCATAGGCGATGTGCTTCACAGCCGCGTTGCAAGATCGAATCTGTGGGCGCTGCAAAAGTTTGGGGTGAACGTAAACTTCTGCTCACCGCCGAATATGCAGGCTGCTGAGCTCGATGTGAATTATGTTTCTATAGATGAAGCTTTAAAATCAGATGTGGTGATGATGCTTCGGGTACAGCTTGAGCGTCACGAAAGCGGCATGCTCAGCTCTGCTGAAATCTACCGTGAGCAATACGGATTAACGGTGGAACGGGCAAGCAGGCTAGCCAAACATGCGATTATTATGCATCCTGCGCCGATTAATCGGAATGTAGAAATTGACGATGAGCTTGTTGAGCATTCGCAATCACGCATTTTCCCTCAAATGGAGAATGGTGTTCCGATTCGGATGGCCGTCATTGAACGGGCTCTAAGCTAA
- a CDS encoding LL-diaminopimelate aminotransferase yields the protein MTSINQNYLELQGSYLFSEIAKRRNKFIEENPTAEIISLGIGDVTRGLPDVVLNAMHSAVNELAEPGSFRGYGPEQGYDFLINAIIENDYKARGIDIATNEVFVSDGSKCDVGNIQEIFSQNSIVAVQDPVYPVYVDTNVMAGRSGKYNQETKRYDNISYLECTAENDFKPSLPDRKVDIIYLCYPNNPTGMTLTKAELKVWVDYAKANNCIILYDSAYEAFIQEEDVPHSIYEIEGAREVAIEFRSFSKTAGFTGVRCAYTVVPREIKGLDAFGNEVLINDLWNRRHTTKFNGVSYVTQRGAAAIYSAEGKEQIKSLVEYYMTNAAIIRDGLASLGLEVFGGVNAPYIWLKTPKGMDSWSFFDKLLTEANIVGTPGVGFGQSGQGYFRLTAFGSKENTEKAVERIRKLTL from the coding sequence ATGACATCGATAAATCAAAACTACTTGGAACTGCAAGGCAGCTACTTGTTTTCTGAAATTGCTAAGCGCCGCAATAAATTTATTGAAGAGAACCCGACTGCTGAAATTATTAGTCTGGGCATTGGCGATGTTACTCGCGGCTTGCCGGATGTCGTTCTAAATGCGATGCATAGCGCGGTAAACGAGCTTGCAGAGCCGGGCTCGTTCCGAGGCTATGGCCCAGAGCAAGGATATGACTTCTTAATTAACGCGATCATCGAGAATGACTATAAAGCACGGGGCATTGACATTGCAACGAATGAAGTTTTCGTTAGTGACGGTTCGAAATGCGACGTCGGCAATATTCAAGAAATTTTTAGCCAAAACAGCATCGTTGCCGTTCAAGATCCTGTATATCCGGTATATGTAGATACGAATGTAATGGCTGGTCGCTCAGGCAAATACAACCAAGAGACAAAGCGTTACGACAATATCAGCTATCTGGAGTGCACGGCTGAAAATGACTTCAAGCCAAGCTTGCCGGATCGCAAGGTAGACATCATTTACTTGTGCTATCCGAACAACCCGACAGGGATGACGCTTACGAAGGCAGAGCTTAAAGTTTGGGTTGATTATGCGAAGGCAAACAACTGCATTATTCTTTATGACTCCGCGTATGAAGCCTTTATTCAAGAAGAGGATGTTCCGCATAGCATTTATGAAATCGAAGGCGCACGTGAGGTAGCCATTGAATTCCGCAGCTTCTCTAAAACAGCTGGCTTTACCGGCGTTCGCTGCGCGTATACAGTCGTTCCGCGTGAAATTAAGGGTCTTGATGCTTTCGGCAATGAGGTTTTGATCAATGATCTGTGGAATCGCCGTCATACAACAAAGTTCAATGGTGTATCCTATGTGACTCAACGCGGTGCTGCTGCTATTTATTCGGCAGAGGGCAAAGAACAAATCAAATCGTTGGTTGAGTACTACATGACCAATGCAGCGATTATCCGTGATGGACTGGCGTCACTGGGGCTTGAAGTGTTTGGGGGAGTGAACGCTCCTTACATCTGGCTGAAAACACCGAAGGGCATGGATTCTTGGTCCTTCTTCGATAAGCTGCTTACAGAAGCGAACATCGTTGGAACACCTGGCGTAGGCTTCGGTCAAAGCGGTCAAGGCTATTTCCGGCTGACAGCATTCGGCAGCAAAGAAAATACAGAAAAAGCAGTTGAAAGAATTCGTAAATTAACTCTGTAA
- a CDS encoding RluA family pseudouridine synthase has translation MSSNLYNEEPLEWIAEEEQSGERVDKFVTDLIDNQGVSRTQVQEWIKAGAVQVDGKIAKANVKIVPGNRVVLQIPEPEEAAIVPENIPLEIIYEDSDLIVVNKKRGMVVHPAPGHSSGTLVNALMYHCKDLSGINGMIRPGIVHRIDKDTTGLLMAAKNDLAHISLAEQLKEHTVTRKYIALVHGNLPHDQGTIDAPIGRDLNDRKLFTVTERNSRNAVTHFHVLERLGDYTVVELQLETGRTHQIRVHMKYIGHPLAGDPVYGRNKTVALKGQALHATRLGFTHPRSGERLEFEMPLPADFEYVLSNLRSR, from the coding sequence ATGAGCAGCAACCTGTATAATGAAGAGCCGTTGGAGTGGATTGCGGAAGAGGAGCAGTCAGGAGAACGGGTAGATAAGTTTGTAACAGACCTAATTGATAATCAAGGTGTATCCAGAACACAAGTACAAGAATGGATTAAGGCAGGTGCCGTTCAAGTAGATGGCAAGATTGCCAAAGCAAATGTGAAGATTGTTCCAGGGAATCGTGTTGTTTTACAAATTCCGGAGCCTGAGGAAGCGGCAATTGTGCCGGAAAATATTCCACTGGAAATTATTTATGAGGATTCAGATTTGATAGTGGTCAATAAAAAACGCGGCATGGTCGTTCATCCTGCCCCAGGCCATTCCTCGGGGACGCTTGTGAACGCTCTAATGTATCATTGCAAGGATTTATCCGGTATCAATGGCATGATTCGTCCGGGCATTGTTCACCGTATAGACAAAGATACTACAGGCTTGCTGATGGCAGCGAAAAATGATCTTGCACATATCTCTTTGGCTGAGCAGTTGAAGGAGCATACGGTCACTCGAAAATATATTGCTCTCGTTCATGGCAATTTACCGCATGATCAAGGAACTATAGATGCGCCGATCGGACGTGACTTGAACGACCGCAAGCTGTTTACAGTGACAGAACGCAACAGCAGAAATGCAGTTACACATTTTCATGTGTTGGAGAGGTTAGGCGATTATACCGTTGTTGAGCTGCAGCTTGAGACAGGGCGCACTCATCAAATTCGTGTGCATATGAAGTATATCGGTCATCCGCTTGCTGGAGATCCGGTTTATGGACGCAACAAAACAGTAGCGCTTAAGGGACAAGCTCTGCATGCTACACGGCTTGGCTTTACGCATCCGCGGAGCGGCGAGCGGCTGGAATTTGAGATGCCTTTGCCTGCTGATTTTGAGTATGTTTTAAGCAATTTGCGATCCAGATAG
- the lspA gene encoding signal peptidase II — protein MRFYYYWLAVLVFILDFVTKRLIESKLEIMEQISVIGNFFLITSHRNRGAAFGILQEQRFFFIIITIVIVAGIIWYIQVMRKTANPALLIGLGMVLGGAIGNFLDRARFGEVVDFLQFNFGSYQFPIFNIADSGIVCGVILILIDTLMSAKDEKKRMQDGEDKDQNNHEQQPV, from the coding sequence ATGCGTTTTTATTATTACTGGCTAGCGGTTTTGGTATTTATCCTTGATTTTGTTACAAAAAGATTAATTGAGTCAAAATTAGAGATCATGGAACAAATTAGCGTTATCGGTAATTTTTTTCTTATTACTTCGCATCGAAATCGAGGTGCTGCATTTGGCATTTTGCAGGAGCAACGATTTTTTTTCATCATCATTACGATCGTAATAGTCGCAGGTATTATTTGGTACATACAGGTAATGCGGAAGACTGCTAACCCGGCGTTGTTAATCGGACTCGGAATGGTGCTTGGAGGAGCGATTGGAAACTTTTTGGACCGCGCGCGCTTTGGAGAGGTTGTCGATTTTCTGCAGTTTAATTTTGGCAGCTATCAATTTCCAATTTTCAATATTGCGGACTCAGGAATCGTCTGCGGTGTAATACTCATTCTTATCGACACCTTAATGTCAGCAAAAGATGAAAAAAAACGTATGCAAGATGGAGAGGACAAGGATCAAAACAATCATGAGCAGCAACCTGTATAA
- a CDS encoding DUF5665 domain-containing protein gives MEIKNPEQPKNLNELQSSLSKLDKRLQSIAADMERTQIAEYVDLLNRPRSLIWRNLLAGTARGVGIAIGFTFFAATILYVLQILGALNLPIIGDYIADIVRIVQIQLEGKSY, from the coding sequence ATGGAAATAAAAAACCCGGAACAGCCGAAAAATTTGAATGAGCTGCAATCCTCGTTAAGCAAGCTTGACAAGCGGCTGCAATCTATTGCAGCCGATATGGAGCGTACACAAATTGCTGAATATGTTGATCTGCTTAATCGTCCAAGATCTTTAATTTGGAGAAACCTACTTGCAGGTACGGCAAGAGGTGTAGGCATTGCGATCGGCTTTACTTTTTTTGCTGCAACGATTTTATACGTGCTGCAAATACTAGGTGCACTCAATCTGCCTATTATTGGCGATTATATTGCTGACATCGTTCGAATTGTACAAATTCAGCTTGAAGGGAAATCCTATTAG
- a CDS encoding dihydroorotase has product MSLWIMNGSVWNEASGALESKHIQITNGKIDAVIDGGQTPDTGSSEVIDAQGKLVSPGFIDMHVHLRDPGFEYKEDIATGTRSAAKGGFTTIACMPNTRPVTDTAETVSYIKNKAEQVGIVKVLPYASITKNELGRELTDFASLKEAGAIGFTDDGVGVQNAQMMKNAMALAQSMDMPIIAHCEDDTLVEGAWASEGEFSRKHGLKAIPNESEAIHVGRDVLLAEATGVHYHVCHVSTEQSVRLIRLAKQIGVRVTAEVCPHHLILSDEDIPGLEDANWKMNPPLRTPRDVKAVIEALEDGTIDMVVTDHAPHSAEEKARGVLLSPFGIVGFETAFPLLYTKFVQTGKWTLGFLLQRMTADPARVFRLPTGRLEQGAPADITIVDLNSERSVDPSTFASKSNNTPFGGWKLSGWPVTTIVDGAVVWSE; this is encoded by the coding sequence ATGTCTTTATGGATTATGAACGGTAGCGTATGGAACGAAGCTTCTGGTGCTCTAGAGAGCAAGCATATACAAATAACAAACGGTAAAATTGATGCAGTTATAGACGGAGGACAAACACCAGACACAGGCAGCTCAGAGGTTATTGATGCACAAGGCAAGCTGGTATCTCCAGGCTTTATCGATATGCATGTCCATTTGCGGGACCCGGGCTTCGAGTACAAGGAAGATATTGCAACAGGTACTCGCTCAGCTGCTAAGGGCGGTTTCACAACGATTGCTTGTATGCCTAACACGCGTCCGGTAACCGATACTGCTGAAACCGTGAGCTATATTAAAAATAAAGCCGAGCAGGTGGGTATCGTTAAGGTATTGCCTTACGCATCTATTACCAAAAACGAGCTTGGCCGAGAGTTGACGGATTTTGCTTCACTTAAGGAAGCCGGAGCCATTGGTTTCACAGATGACGGCGTCGGTGTACAGAACGCGCAAATGATGAAGAACGCGATGGCGCTAGCGCAATCGATGGATATGCCGATTATCGCTCACTGTGAGGATGACACTTTGGTGGAAGGCGCTTGGGCATCGGAAGGCGAGTTCTCCCGCAAGCATGGCTTGAAAGCCATTCCGAATGAATCGGAAGCCATTCATGTCGGAAGAGATGTGCTGCTAGCGGAAGCGACCGGCGTTCATTATCATGTATGCCATGTCAGCACGGAGCAGTCGGTTCGCTTGATCCGTTTGGCTAAGCAAATCGGAGTACGTGTAACTGCTGAGGTTTGCCCGCATCATCTGATCTTGTCCGATGAGGATATTCCGGGCCTTGAGGATGCGAATTGGAAAATGAATCCTCCGCTTCGCACGCCGCGCGATGTTAAAGCGGTTATCGAGGCATTAGAGGATGGAACGATTGATATGGTCGTTACCGATCATGCTCCGCACAGCGCTGAAGAGAAGGCGCGCGGTGTACTGCTTTCACCATTTGGCATCGTAGGATTCGAAACAGCTTTCCCGCTCTTGTACACAAAATTTGTGCAAACGGGCAAGTGGACACTTGGTTTCCTATTACAGCGCATGACTGCTGATCCAGCTCGCGTGTTCCGTCTGCCGACAGGGCGCTTGGAGCAAGGTGCGCCAGCAGATATAACGATCGTGGATCTAAACAGCGAGCGTTCCGTTGATCCAAGCACATTCGCTTCGAAAAGCAATAATACGCCATTTGGCGGTTGGAAGCTTAGCGGCTGGCCTGTGACAACGATTGTAGACGGCGCGGTTGTGTGGTCAGAATAA
- the pyrR gene encoding bifunctional pyr operon transcriptional regulator/uracil phosphoribosyltransferase PyrR, with protein sequence MTEEEHLVIMDETAIRRALTRIAHEIVEKNKGIDNCIIVGIRTRGIYLARRIAERIGEIEGKPVTVSELDITHYRDDRKSVISADVEIAAAIGNTDGVPFTVEDKRIILFDDVLYTGRTIRAAMDALMDCGRPQSIQLAVLVDRGHRELPIRPDFVGKNVPSSKQEQIEVALTEIDQIDQVTIINQRGQAG encoded by the coding sequence ATGACGGAAGAAGAGCATTTGGTCATCATGGATGAAACGGCAATTCGCCGGGCATTAACGCGAATTGCTCATGAAATCGTGGAGAAGAACAAGGGCATCGATAATTGTATTATTGTAGGGATTCGCACTCGCGGGATATATCTCGCTCGGCGAATTGCAGAAAGAATCGGGGAAATCGAAGGCAAGCCAGTGACCGTTAGCGAGCTGGATATTACACATTACCGCGATGATCGCAAGTCGGTCATTTCTGCGGATGTAGAAATAGCAGCGGCTATAGGGAATACGGATGGTGTCCCTTTCACGGTCGAGGACAAACGAATTATATTGTTCGATGACGTGCTTTACACAGGACGTACCATACGAGCGGCGATGGATGCACTTATGGATTGCGGGCGTCCGCAATCGATACAGCTCGCAGTGCTGGTGGATAGAGGACATCGAGAACTGCCGATTAGGCCTGATTTTGTCGGTAAAAACGTGCCTTCCTCAAAGCAGGAGCAAATCGAAGTGGCTCTAACTGAAATTGACCAAATCGATCAAGTCACGATAATTAATCAAAGGGGGCAAGCCGGATGA
- the carA gene encoding glutamine-hydrolyzing carbamoyl-phosphate synthase small subunit yields MQARLLLEDGTLFTGLSFGAEAQMMGEVVFNTGITGYQEVLSDPSYCGQIVTMTYPLIGNYGITRDDFEAMRPFIHGFVVRRHEEVPSNWRAQYSLGQLLKEYGIPGISEIDTRMLTRKLRNYGTMKGLITTGNERVEELAERLNISQLMTDQVARTSTSHVFSSPGQGERIVLVDFGAKSGILRELTKRGCDVVVVPHNTTADEIRRLAPDGIQLSNGPGDPKDVPYAVKMISELLGEYPIFGICLGHQLFALACGAETTKLKFGHRGGNHPVKELSTNRCYITSQNHGYTVLDDSIGSTNLEITHINNNDRTIEGLKHKTFPAFSVQYHPEAAPGPYDSSYLFDEFLQMIRTHKQNNPQKPRQAVLSETLKGELQYAQK; encoded by the coding sequence ATGCAAGCAAGATTATTGTTGGAAGACGGTACGTTGTTTACGGGCCTTTCGTTCGGTGCAGAAGCACAAATGATGGGAGAGGTTGTATTTAATACAGGGATTACAGGTTATCAAGAGGTACTGTCCGATCCGTCCTACTGTGGGCAAATCGTGACGATGACCTATCCGCTAATCGGAAACTATGGTATTACTCGTGATGATTTTGAAGCTATGCGTCCCTTTATTCACGGATTTGTAGTACGTCGTCATGAAGAAGTGCCAAGCAACTGGCGTGCACAATATTCACTAGGCCAGCTTTTGAAGGAATATGGCATTCCGGGCATTAGCGAAATTGATACTCGTATGCTTACGCGTAAGCTGCGTAATTACGGAACGATGAAGGGCCTTATTACAACAGGCAACGAGCGTGTTGAAGAGCTTGCTGAGCGCCTCAATATTTCTCAGCTCATGACAGATCAAGTTGCACGTACATCGACATCACATGTATTCTCAAGCCCTGGTCAAGGCGAGCGTATCGTATTGGTAGACTTTGGTGCGAAAAGCGGGATTTTGCGCGAGCTTACGAAACGCGGCTGCGATGTCGTTGTAGTTCCTCACAATACAACAGCAGATGAAATTCGTCGCCTAGCTCCAGATGGCATTCAATTGTCTAATGGCCCTGGGGATCCGAAGGATGTACCATACGCTGTGAAAATGATTTCTGAGCTGCTTGGTGAATATCCAATCTTCGGCATTTGCTTAGGTCATCAGCTGTTCGCACTTGCTTGTGGAGCAGAGACAACAAAGCTGAAATTCGGACATCGCGGTGGAAATCACCCGGTTAAAGAGCTCTCAACGAATCGCTGCTACATTACTTCACAAAATCACGGCTATACCGTGCTTGATGATTCTATAGGCAGCACTAACCTAGAGATTACTCATATCAATAACAATGACCGTACGATTGAAGGCTTAAAGCATAAAACATTCCCAGCTTTCTCGGTTCAATATCACCCAGAGGCGGCACCGGGACCTTATGATTCCAGCTACTTGTTCGATGAATTCCTGCAAATGATCCGTACGCACAAGCAAAATAACCCACAAAAACCTCGTCAAGCAGTGTTATCGGAGACGTTGAAAGGAGAGCTTCAGTATGCCCAAAAATAA
- a CDS encoding TraR/DksA C4-type zinc finger protein, translating into MTTLSQGQLQLLQSRLMNEQREIEHRLADDDHYGLAHSLRDNTGELSTNDNHPADTASELYERGKDIALIEQEELHLLRIEAALNAISSGSYGICEACHEPIPLDRLDAVPDTLYCIEHAPRQQLSTNRPVEELVLDPPFGRTSMDEHDSYNGFDGEDAWQIVEQFGNSDSPAMSENRDVADYDHIGIDAFENDGFVESIESFLATDITGRHVSVIRNREYEHYMESGEGDHVLESDEPNENG; encoded by the coding sequence ATGACAACCCTATCACAAGGTCAATTACAATTGCTGCAAAGCAGGTTAATGAACGAACAGCGTGAAATCGAGCATCGTCTCGCTGACGATGATCATTACGGTCTTGCTCATTCCCTTCGCGATAATACCGGTGAGCTTTCTACAAATGACAATCACCCTGCGGATACAGCAAGTGAGCTTTACGAGCGCGGAAAAGATATTGCGCTAATTGAGCAGGAAGAGCTTCATTTATTACGTATTGAGGCCGCCCTAAATGCCATTTCGAGCGGCTCATACGGTATTTGCGAAGCCTGCCATGAACCGATTCCTCTGGATCGATTGGATGCTGTGCCCGACACTTTATATTGTATTGAACATGCTCCCCGCCAGCAATTGTCGACTAACCGGCCTGTTGAGGAATTAGTGCTTGATCCTCCATTTGGCCGAACAAGCATGGATGAGCACGATTCCTACAACGGCTTTGATGGCGAGGATGCTTGGCAAATTGTTGAGCAATTTGGTAATTCAGATTCTCCCGCCATGTCTGAAAATCGTGATGTGGCCGATTACGACCATATTGGCATTGATGCCTTCGAGAATGACGGCTTTGTAGAGTCTATCGAAAGCTTTCTTGCAACAGATATTACTGGCCGTCACGTCTCTGTCATTCGCAACCGAGAATATGAGCATTATATGGAAAGTGGAGAAGGAGATCATGTTCTCGAAAGTGATGAGCCTAACGAGAACGGATGA